CGAAACGCGGCCTTCGATCATCTCGATATGCGGGAAGATGTCATAATCGCGCTTGCTGCGCGGCCCGAGATCGATATGGCCGCCTTCGCCGGGAACCGGGATCCAGCTGTGCTGGGCATGCACGAGCCCGCCGACGCCGAGGCCGGTGCCCGGTCCGAGCACGACGCGGGAGGCGATCATGTCGCCGGTGGCGTCGCCGATGCGCTCGCGGTTTTCATCCGAAAGCGCGGCGATCGCCAGCGCCTGCGCCTCGAAATCGTTAACGACGAGCACATCCTCTATGCCGAGGCCCTCGATCATGGTCTTCGGCCGCACCACCCAGTCGCAATTGGTCAGCGGGATCTCGTCGTCGCTGATCGGGCCGGCGACGGCGAGGATCGCCGAGCGCGGCTGCACGGCGGTCTTGTCGAGAACGCCTTGCTGGATCGCTTCGTCGATCGTGGCGAAATCCGCCGTGCGCACGTTCGGAAACTGCTTCGGCTCGGCATAGGCATCGCTCAGGATGGAGAAGCGGGCATTTGTGCCGCCGATATCGCCGATCAGGATCGGGAAAGGCATCGGAGCGGTGCTGTTGTTCAGTTTTGGCATGGCCGGTTCCGTGCTGATCAGGCTTCGAGTGTGGGAAGAAGTTTTATAGCGGTCGCGTGGTTGAGCGCCATCGGAATATCATAGACGATCGCCAGCCGCATTAGCGCCTTCACGTCGACATCGTGCGGCATCGGCGTCAAAGGGTCGACGAAGAAGATCAGGGCGTCGACCTCGCCGGTCGAAATCAAGGCGCCGATCTGCTGGTCGCCGCCGAGCGGCCCGCTTTTCAGCCTGGTGACGTTGAGGTCGGGGGCAGCGTCGAGCACGCGCCCGCCGGTGGTGCCGGTGGCGACGATCTTCCAACGGGAGAGAACGTCCCTGTGGGCGCGGGCGAAATCCGCCATATCGTCTTTCTTCTGGTCATGCGCAATCAATGCAAGGCATTTGCCGCCGGCCATCAACCTCTCCGCCCGAACAATTCAATCGATTTGACCGCTTTATACCAAGAATTTGCGATTTGAAAGACAGCACACCCCGGGCCTCGGCCCCCGGGGTTCTGTCCCAAGGTTGGGTCTCAGGGTTCGGTCCCAGGACCTCGATCATTGTATCGCCGGCTTGTCGTTGGGAACCGGGCCGACATCGGGCAAAGCGCCGTCGGCGTCAGCGGCAGGCGCCGCGGCCGGAGCGGCGGTGAGCGCGCTTGCGGCGGAAGGGCCGCCATAGGTGGCGGCCTGCATCGAGGCGACGGAAGCAGCATCGAGCACGGCGGCGCAGGCCTTGGGCAGGTCGGAGACCATCATCTCGCGCGGCGGCTTCGGCGGCTTGGCGCCGGGCTTCGGCGGTTTCGGCGGCGCCCAGGGCGCCGGAGTGAACCACCAGGCGAGCGACTTGTCGCAGCCGTCGCCGGCAACGACGGGGGCCTGCGGCGTGCATCCCGCAGCACCTGGCGGGCACTTGATCCGGATGTGAAAATGCGAGTCATGGCCGTATTCCGGCCGGAGCTTGCCGAGATTGGTGCGGTCGCCCGTCCAGGTATCACACATCTTTTTCTTGATCGCCGGATTGACGAAGATGCGCTCCACCTCGGGATAGCTTGCCGCCAGCATCAGCAGCCGCGCGCGCGATTGCGTCCAGACCTTGGGGTCGACGGTCAGGAACTTGTCCTTTTGCAGCATGGTGGTGAAGGGCAGATCCTCGCGCTCCTGAGCCGTCATGCGGCGCGCGGGCATCGGCGTAAACCAGATGTCGGCATCGAGGCCGATCTGGTGCGAGGCATGGCCGTTCAGCATCGGCCCGCCGCGCGGCTGCGCAATGTCGCCGACGAGAATTCCAGGCCAGCCGGCATATTTGACCCCGTCCTCAGAAAGACGTTCGAGCAGCGCGATCATCGCCGGATTGCCCCAGCGGCGATTGCGCGAAAGCCGCATCGCCTCCCAGGTCGGCCCGTCGGTCGGCAGCGCCACCGCACCCGTCATGCAGCCCTTCGCGTAAAAGCCGATCGGTTGCGCCGGTCCCTGCGTCGGCAGGCCGACGGCGCCGAACTGCCCCTTGGCGCTACCCGGGCTCGGCGTCTTTTGTTGGGCGCCGACGTCGCCGGCGGCAAGGCTTGCACCGATTGCGCCGGCAAGCGTCAGTTTGCCGAATGTTCTGAAAGCCTGAGCGAAGCCGAAAGCCATACTGTTCCCTTGAACCGCTGCCGAAGTGATTTGCGATCGAATCTATCGTGAAAAGCGATTTTGGTGAATCAATGTTTTTGGCTGGCGATGCGGGCAAGCGGCGGTGACGGATCGCCGCAGCGGCTCAGGCGGCTCGAAGACGCCACGCCTTGACACAGGCCCGATGCCTCAAAATTTCGCGCGCCCGGCAAAAACCAAACTCTCTCCTGTTTTTCGCCGGTATTTTTCGTATTGTCGGACCCATCAATAATCAGGGGAAAGCGTGAATGGCGGCTCTGTGGTCGAAGATCGGTTTGTTTCTATCGCTTGCGGGTGCTCTGGCGCCAATGCCGGCAGCGGGTCAGGACCAGCCCTTTCAGATCGGAAGCTCGGTCATCAGCGAGATGAAGTACAAGCCGGGCTTTGCGCATTTCGACTACGTCAATCCCGATGCACCGAAAGGCGGAGACCTGCGCCTCTCCGCAAGCGGCGCTTTCGACACCTTCAACCCGCTGCTCGCCAAAGGCCAGGCGGCAGTGGGCCTGACGCTCGTTTACGACACGTTGATGAAGCCCGCCGACGACGAGCTGCTCGTCTCCTACGGTCTGCTTGCCGAGGGATTGTCTTTTCCCGCCGACGTCTCGAGCGCGACCTTCCGCCTGCGCAAGGAAGCGAAATGGGCGGATGGTCAGCCGGTCACGCCGGAAGACGTCATTTTCAGTCTGGACAAGACCAAGGAATTAAATCCCCTCGCCTCGAACTATTACCACCACGTTGTCAAAGCGGAAAAGACCGGCGAGCGTGACGTCACCTTCACCTTCGATGAGAAGAACAACCGCGAACTGCCGAACATTCTCGGTCAGTTGATGGTCGTGCCGAAGCATTGGTGGGAAGCGCCCGGACCGGATGGCAAGCCGCGCGACATTTCTAAAACGACGCTGGAGCCCGTGATGGGTTCGGGGCCGTACAAGATCGCTTCCTTCTCGCCCGGCGCAACGATCCGTTATGAATTGCGTGACGACTATTGGGGCAAGGACCTCAATGTAAATGTCGGCCAGAACAATTTCCGCAACGTCAACTACACCTATTTCGGCGATCGGGATGTCGAGTTCGAGGCCTTTCGCGCTGGCAACAGCGACTACTGGCAGGAAACCACGGCTGCCCGTTGGGCGACGGGATATGATTTTCCCGCGGTGAAGGAAGGACGTGTCAAAAAAGAGGAGGTTGCAAACCCGCTGCGCGCCACCGGCATCATGCAGGCTCTCGTGCCCAACATGCGACGTGACCTCTTCAAGGACATCAGGGTCCGCGAGGCGCTGAACTATGGTCTGGATTTTGAGGAGCTGAACCGCACTGTGGCCTTTAACAGTTACAAACGCATCGACAGCTATTTCTGGAACACCGAACTCGCCTCCTCCGGCCTGCCACAGGGCAGAGAGCTGGAAATTCTGCAGGGCATGAAGGATAAGGTGCCGGCAGAAATCTTCACCACCCCCTATATCAATCCCGTCGGCGGCGATCCGCAGAAAAGCCGCGATAACCTCCGCAAGGCGATTGCGCTTTTCAAAGAAGCCGGCTGGGAGCTGAAGGGCAATCGCATGGTCAATACCAAGACGGGCCAGCCGATGAGTTTCGAGATCCTGTTGTCGAGCCCCATGTTGGAGCGCTGGGCGGTGCCTTATGCCAACAATCTCAGGAAAATCGGCATCGATGCGCGGATCCGAACAGTCGATGCCTCGCAATCTGTCAACCGTGAACGCAGCTTCGACTACGATATGATCTGGAATGTCTGGGCGGAGACCATGAATCCGGGCAACGAACAAGCCGACTATTGGGGATCCGGTTCGGTCAACCAACAGGGTTCCCGCAATTATGCGGGCATTGCCAACCCCGCCGTTGATGAGCTCATTCGCATGATTATCTTCGCGCCGAACCGCGACGAGCAGATCGCAGCGATCAAGGCCATGGATCGGGTCTTGCTTGCAAATCACTACGTCATCCCGCTGTTCTACCGCGATACTTATAACATCGCCTATTGGAACACGCTCACGCATCCGGCCGAGTTTCCGGCCTACAGCCTTGGCTTCCCCGATGCTTGGTGGTCGACCTCGGTAAAATGAGCGGGCTTGCAATGCAGGGGCCCTCGGCTCCAAATGGCACGAGCGAATCACGACAAGCCGGCAGGGCCGGCAAGGGAAGGCTGGCGGATTGAGCGGCATGAGACTGGACGGCAGGCAGACAGGAAAAACATTCCCGGAGGCTGAAGGCTGATGGGCGCCTATATTCTTCGCCGCCTGCTTCTGATGATCCCGACCATCGTCGGCATCATGGCGATTTCCTTCATCGTCATCCAGTTCGCGCCCGGCGGCCCCGTCGAGCAGGTGATCGCCCAATTGACCGGTCAGGCCGATAGTGCCGACCAGCGCCTGTCCGGCGGTGGCGATCTTCTCAGCGGCGGCGGCAGCGATGAAGGCTCGAAATATCGCGGTGCCCAGGGGCTCGACCCGGAACTGATCGCCAAGCTCGAAAAGCAGTTCGGCTTCGACAAGCCGCCGCTGACCCGTTTTGGCGAGATGATGTGGAACTACATCCGCTTCGATTTCGGCGAGAGTTTCTTCCGCAACACCTCCGTGCTCGAACTCATCAAGGAGAAGCTGCCGGTGTCGATCTCGCTCGGCATCTGGATCCTGATCTTCTCCTATGCCATCTCCATCCCGCTCGGTATCCGCAAGGCGATCAAGGATGGATCGACCTTCGATGTCTGGACGTCGGGCGTCATCGTCGTCGGTTACGCGGTGCCGAGCTTCCTCTTCGGCATTCTCCTGATCGTGCTTTTTGCCGGTGGGTCCTTCTATGACTGGTTTCCGCTGCGCGGCCTGGTCTCCGATAATTTCGACCAACTGGCCTGGTGGCAGAAGCCGCTTGACTATTTCTGGCACCTCACCTTGCCGCTGATCTCGCTCTCCCTGTCGGCCTTCGCAACGACGACGCTTTTGACCAAGAATTCCTTCATCGAGGAGATCAAGAAGCAATATGTCGTCACCGCCCGCGCCAAGGGCCTGAACCAGCGGCAGGTGCTCTACGGTCATGTCTTTCGCAACGCCATGCTGATCATCATTGCCGGTTTTCCCGGCGCCTTCATTTCCGCTTTCTTCACCGGCTCGCTGTTGATCGAAAATATCTTCTCGCTGGATGGTCTCGGCCGTCTCGGCTATCTCTCGGTCGTCAACCGGGATTACCCGATCGTCTTCGCCACCCTCTACATCTTCTCGCTGCTCGGCCTCGTCGTCAGCCTGGTTTCCGACCTGATCTACACCTGGATCGATCCGCGTATCGATTTCGAGCGGAGGGATGTCTGATGGACGCCGCCGCAAATCCTGCAGTCACAACACCCGTCAAGCCGCCGCGCAAGGGCCTGCTGTCGCCGACCAACATCCGCCGCTGGCAGAATTTCAAGGCGAACGGTCGCGGTTACTGGTCGCTGTGGCTGTTCCTGGTGTTGTTCGTGCTCAGCCTGTTCGCCGAGTTCCTCGCCAACGACCGGCCGATCATCGCCTCCTACAAGGGCGAGATCCTCTTTCCTGTTCTCATCGACTATCCCGAGGAGAAGTTCGGCGGCTTTCTGGCCGAAACCGACTACCGTTCCTCGGTTATAACCGACGAGATCAATGCCAATGGCTGGATGATCTGGCCACCGATCCGCTATTCCTACCGCTCGGTCAATTCCAATATTCCGCATTCGGCCCCCACCGCCCCCTTCTGGCTGATGACGAAGGAGCAGCGTTGCGCCGGTTATCCGCAAGGGGCGAACGATCCGGACTGCACCCCCGGCAATCTCAACTGGCTCGGCACTGACGACCAGGCGCGCGACGTGTTGGCGCGCGTCATCTACGGCTTCCGCATATCGGTGCTCTTCGGCCTGGTGCTGACCATCTGCTCGGCGATCCTCGGCGTGACGGCGGGTGCGGTGCAGGGCTATTTCGGCGGCTGGACCGATCTGCTGTTGCAGCGCTTCATCGAGATCTGGTCGTCGATGCCGGTGCTCTACATCCTGCTGATCATCGCCGCACTCCTGCCGCCCGGCTTCTTCGTGCTGCTCGGCATCATGCTGCTCTTCTCCTGGGTCGGCTTCGTCGGCATCGTGCGCGCCGAATTCCTGCGCGCCCGCAATTTCGAATATGTCCGCGCCGCCCGCGCGCTCGGCGTCAACAATCGCACCATCATGTGGCGCCATCTGCTGCCGAACGCCATGGTCGCGACGCTGACCTTCCTGCCCTTCATCCTCTCCGGCTCGATCACGACGCTGACCTCGCTCGATTTCCTTGGCTTCGGCATGCCGCCGGGCTCCCCCTCGCTCGGCGAGATGATCGCGCAGGGCAAGACCAATCTGCAGGCGCCATGGCTCGGGCTGACGGCCTTCTTTGCCATGTCGATCATGCTTTCCCTGCTGATCTTCATCGGCGAAGCCGTGCGCGATGCCTTCGATCCGAGGAAGACGTTTCAATGAGTGACATGACAGAACCGCTGCTTTCCGTTCGCGATCTCTCGGTTGCCTTTCATCAGGGCGGAGAGACCTCGCTTGCCGTCGATCACATCTCCTTCGATATCGCCAAAGGCGAGGTCGTGGCGCTCGTCGGCGAATCCGGCTCCGGCAAATCGGTTTCGGCCAACTCGATCCTGCGGCTTTTGCCTTATCCTTCCGCAAGCCATCCCTCCGGCGAAATCCTCTTCAAGGGCAAGGACCTCTTGAAGGCGTCGGAGCGGGACCTGCGTGAAGTGCGCGGCAACGACATCACCATGATCTTCCAGGAGCCGATGACCTCGCTCAATCCGCTTCATTCGATCGAGAAGCAGATCGCCGAGATCCTCGCCCTCCACCAAGGCCTCACCGGTCAGTCGGCGCGTGGGCGCGTACTGGAATTGCTGAACCAGGTCGGCATCCGCGAACCCGAAAAACGGTTGAAAGCCTATCCACACGAACTGTCAGGTGGCCAGCGCCAGCGCGTCATGATCGCCATGGCGCTCGCCAACCGTCCGGAGCTGCTGATCGCCGACGAGCCGACCACCGCGCTCGACGTCACCGTACAGGCGCAGATCCTCGAATTGCTCCGGCAGTTAAAAGCCGTCCACGGCATGTCGATGCTGTTCATCACTCATGATCTCGGCATTGTGCGCAAATTCGCCGATCGCGTCTGCGTCATGACCAAGGGCAGGATCGTCGAAACCGGCACCGTCGAGGACGTCTTCGCCAATCCGAAGCATGAATATACCCGGCACCTTCTCGCCTCCGAACCGCGCGGCGAGCCGCCGCTGGCCGATCCGTCGAAACCGATGGTGATGGAAGGTTCGGATATCCGCGTCTGGTTCCCGATCAAGGCTGGGCTGATGCGTCGCGTCGTCGATCACGTCAAGGCGGTCGACGGCATCGATCTTTCGCTGCGCGCCGGCCAGACGCTCGGCGTCGTCGGCGAGTCCGGTTCCGGCAAGACCACGCTCGGCCTGGCGCTCACCCGGCTGATCTCCTCGCAAGGTCGGATTGCCTTTGTCGGCAGGGATATAGCCGGCTATTCGTTCAACGAGATGCGGCCGCTTCGCAACCAGCTGCAGGTCGTCTTCCAGGATCCTTACGGCTCGCTCAGCCCGCGCATGTCGGTCGGCGATATCGTCGCCGAGGGGCTGAAGGTGCATGAGCTCTCCCTGACCGCTGAAGAACGCGACCAGCGCGTCTGCTGGGCGCTGGAGGAGGTGGGCCTCGATCCGCTCACCCGCTGGCGTTATCCGCATGAATTCTCCGGCGGCCAGCGCCAGCGCATTGCCATTGCCCGGGCCATGGTGCTGAAGCCGCGCTTCGTCATGCTCGACGAGCCGACCTCCGCGCTCGACATGAGCGTGCAGGCGCAGGTCGTCGATCTGCTGCGCGATCTGCAGAAGAAGCATGATCTCGCCTATCTCTTCATCAGCCACGACCTGAAGGTGGTGAAGGCGCTCGCCAATGACGTCATCGTCATGCGGTTCGGCAAGGTGGTGGAGCAGGGCCCGTCAGCGGAAATCTTCCGCGCGCCGAAGGACGATTACACCCGGGCACTGATGGCCGCTGCTTTCAACATCGAGGCGGTGCCGACACCCGCCGTACAGCAATAAAGAAGATCATGTCCGCAACTCCTCCCGTTCTCGTCGACATCAAGTTCAATCCCGAAGGCGTCGCCCGCGTGCTGAAGACGGCGTTTGCCGACCGCGGCAGCATCAATCTCGCCAATCCGGCCGATCGGGCACGCGATCTCCGTGAGGTCGAATACGCGCTTCTCTGGAAACCGGATGCCGACCTTTTCGCGCGGGCGCCGAACCTGAAAGTGATCTTCTCCGGCGGCGCCGGCGTCGACCACATCATCGGCATGGCCGGCCTGCCCGAGATCCCGATCGTTCGCTTCGTCGACCGCAGCCTGACGACGCGCATGAGCGAATGGGTGGTCATGCAATGCCTGATGCATCTGCGCGGGCAATACGCCCATGACAACCACCAGCGGCAACGGGAATGGGCCAAACTGATCGCGCCGGAGGCGGCTGAGGTGACGGTCGGCGTCATGGGCCTCGGCATTCTCGGACAGGACGCGGTCGCCAAGCTGAGGGTGATGGGTTTTAACGTCATCGGCTGGTCGCGCACCCGCAAGCAGATCGACGGCGTCGAAACCTTTGACGCCAGCGAATTGGACAGCTTCCTCGCAAGCACCGACATCCTCGTCGGCCTGCTGCCGCTGACGCCTGAAACAGCAGGATTCTATGACGCCGGGCTGTTTGCGAAGCTGCGCCGCAACGGTGCGCTCGGGCAACCGGTCTTCATCAATGCCGGCCGCGGCAAGAGCCAGGTCGAGGGCGATATCCTTTCCGCCATCCGTGACGGCACCCTCGGCGGCGCTTCCCTCGATGTCTTCGAGGTGGAGCCGCTTGCATCAGACAACCCATTGTGGGACTTGCAGAACGTCTTCCTCACGCCGCACGACGCGGCCGTTTCCGAAGAAAACGCGCTGTTCCGTCATGTCGAGACACAGATCGCCCGTTTCGAGCGTGGCGAGCCGCTGCAATTCGTGGTCGACCGCGCCGCCGGCTATTGAGCTTTCGGAA
This Rhizobium brockwellii DNA region includes the following protein-coding sequences:
- a CDS encoding glucokinase, translated to MPKLNNSTAPMPFPILIGDIGGTNARFSILSDAYAEPKQFPNVRTADFATIDEAIQQGVLDKTAVQPRSAILAVAGPISDDEIPLTNCDWVVRPKTMIEGLGIEDVLVVNDFEAQALAIAALSDENRERIGDATGDMIASRVVLGPGTGLGVGGLVHAQHSWIPVPGEGGHIDLGPRSKRDYDIFPHIEMIEGRVSAEQILCGRGLVNLYHAICIVDGITPTMKDPADITSHALAGSDKAAVETVSLFATYLGRVAGDMAMVFMARGGVYLSGGISQKIIPALKRPEFRIAFEDKAPHTALLRTIPTYVVTHPLAALAGLSSYARMPANFGVSTEGRRWRR
- a CDS encoding methylglyoxal synthase, giving the protein MAGGKCLALIAHDQKKDDMADFARAHRDVLSRWKIVATGTTGGRVLDAAPDLNVTRLKSGPLGGDQQIGALISTGEVDALIFFVDPLTPMPHDVDVKALMRLAIVYDIPMALNHATAIKLLPTLEA
- the mepA gene encoding penicillin-insensitive murein endopeptidase; the protein is MAFGFAQAFRTFGKLTLAGAIGASLAAGDVGAQQKTPSPGSAKGQFGAVGLPTQGPAQPIGFYAKGCMTGAVALPTDGPTWEAMRLSRNRRWGNPAMIALLERLSEDGVKYAGWPGILVGDIAQPRGGPMLNGHASHQIGLDADIWFTPMPARRMTAQEREDLPFTTMLQKDKFLTVDPKVWTQSRARLLMLAASYPEVERIFVNPAIKKKMCDTWTGDRTNLGKLRPEYGHDSHFHIRIKCPPGAAGCTPQAPVVAGDGCDKSLAWWFTPAPWAPPKPPKPGAKPPKPPREMMVSDLPKACAAVLDAASVASMQAATYGGPSAASALTAAPAAAPAADADGALPDVGPVPNDKPAIQ
- a CDS encoding extracellular solute-binding protein, whose translation is MAALWSKIGLFLSLAGALAPMPAAGQDQPFQIGSSVISEMKYKPGFAHFDYVNPDAPKGGDLRLSASGAFDTFNPLLAKGQAAVGLTLVYDTLMKPADDELLVSYGLLAEGLSFPADVSSATFRLRKEAKWADGQPVTPEDVIFSLDKTKELNPLASNYYHHVVKAEKTGERDVTFTFDEKNNRELPNILGQLMVVPKHWWEAPGPDGKPRDISKTTLEPVMGSGPYKIASFSPGATIRYELRDDYWGKDLNVNVGQNNFRNVNYTYFGDRDVEFEAFRAGNSDYWQETTAARWATGYDFPAVKEGRVKKEEVANPLRATGIMQALVPNMRRDLFKDIRVREALNYGLDFEELNRTVAFNSYKRIDSYFWNTELASSGLPQGRELEILQGMKDKVPAEIFTTPYINPVGGDPQKSRDNLRKAIALFKEAGWELKGNRMVNTKTGQPMSFEILLSSPMLERWAVPYANNLRKIGIDARIRTVDASQSVNRERSFDYDMIWNVWAETMNPGNEQADYWGSGSVNQQGSRNYAGIANPAVDELIRMIIFAPNRDEQIAAIKAMDRVLLANHYVIPLFYRDTYNIAYWNTLTHPAEFPAYSLGFPDAWWSTSVK
- a CDS encoding microcin C ABC transporter permease YejB, which encodes MGAYILRRLLLMIPTIVGIMAISFIVIQFAPGGPVEQVIAQLTGQADSADQRLSGGGDLLSGGGSDEGSKYRGAQGLDPELIAKLEKQFGFDKPPLTRFGEMMWNYIRFDFGESFFRNTSVLELIKEKLPVSISLGIWILIFSYAISIPLGIRKAIKDGSTFDVWTSGVIVVGYAVPSFLFGILLIVLFAGGSFYDWFPLRGLVSDNFDQLAWWQKPLDYFWHLTLPLISLSLSAFATTTLLTKNSFIEEIKKQYVVTARAKGLNQRQVLYGHVFRNAMLIIIAGFPGAFISAFFTGSLLIENIFSLDGLGRLGYLSVVNRDYPIVFATLYIFSLLGLVVSLVSDLIYTWIDPRIDFERRDV
- a CDS encoding ABC transporter permease, which gives rise to MDAAANPAVTTPVKPPRKGLLSPTNIRRWQNFKANGRGYWSLWLFLVLFVLSLFAEFLANDRPIIASYKGEILFPVLIDYPEEKFGGFLAETDYRSSVITDEINANGWMIWPPIRYSYRSVNSNIPHSAPTAPFWLMTKEQRCAGYPQGANDPDCTPGNLNWLGTDDQARDVLARVIYGFRISVLFGLVLTICSAILGVTAGAVQGYFGGWTDLLLQRFIEIWSSMPVLYILLIIAALLPPGFFVLLGIMLLFSWVGFVGIVRAEFLRARNFEYVRAARALGVNNRTIMWRHLLPNAMVATLTFLPFILSGSITTLTSLDFLGFGMPPGSPSLGEMIAQGKTNLQAPWLGLTAFFAMSIMLSLLIFIGEAVRDAFDPRKTFQ
- a CDS encoding ABC transporter ATP-binding protein, giving the protein MSDMTEPLLSVRDLSVAFHQGGETSLAVDHISFDIAKGEVVALVGESGSGKSVSANSILRLLPYPSASHPSGEILFKGKDLLKASERDLREVRGNDITMIFQEPMTSLNPLHSIEKQIAEILALHQGLTGQSARGRVLELLNQVGIREPEKRLKAYPHELSGGQRQRVMIAMALANRPELLIADEPTTALDVTVQAQILELLRQLKAVHGMSMLFITHDLGIVRKFADRVCVMTKGRIVETGTVEDVFANPKHEYTRHLLASEPRGEPPLADPSKPMVMEGSDIRVWFPIKAGLMRRVVDHVKAVDGIDLSLRAGQTLGVVGESGSGKTTLGLALTRLISSQGRIAFVGRDIAGYSFNEMRPLRNQLQVVFQDPYGSLSPRMSVGDIVAEGLKVHELSLTAEERDQRVCWALEEVGLDPLTRWRYPHEFSGGQRQRIAIARAMVLKPRFVMLDEPTSALDMSVQAQVVDLLRDLQKKHDLAYLFISHDLKVVKALANDVIVMRFGKVVEQGPSAEIFRAPKDDYTRALMAAAFNIEAVPTPAVQQ
- a CDS encoding 2-hydroxyacid dehydrogenase; translated protein: MSATPPVLVDIKFNPEGVARVLKTAFADRGSINLANPADRARDLREVEYALLWKPDADLFARAPNLKVIFSGGAGVDHIIGMAGLPEIPIVRFVDRSLTTRMSEWVVMQCLMHLRGQYAHDNHQRQREWAKLIAPEAAEVTVGVMGLGILGQDAVAKLRVMGFNVIGWSRTRKQIDGVETFDASELDSFLASTDILVGLLPLTPETAGFYDAGLFAKLRRNGALGQPVFINAGRGKSQVEGDILSAIRDGTLGGASLDVFEVEPLASDNPLWDLQNVFLTPHDAAVSEENALFRHVETQIARFERGEPLQFVVDRAAGY